In Fervidicoccaceae archaeon, the DNA window GGTGCCGCGGCACGCTTGGCGATTCGTGGTGAAGCGAAGAGCCCCCTCCTTTATATTGTCAACCCCCCAGTGCAGCCCTCTCATCGGGTTTCCAGCGCCACGAGCATTGGAGAGGACGAGCTTTCTATGGGTACCGAGATCCGCGCCGTCTATTACGCTGCTTGTCCGAGTTGTGGAGGGCCTGCCTCCTCGGTTAGGCTCGAACGAGGCTTGCCCTGTTCCTCTTGCCTCCCCGACTCGAGCAAACTTGATGAAATTACGATACAGAACTCTAATCGAAGACATATGTATGGAGAAATTGCTAAGAGAGCTTCATCGCGGGCCGCGCGCGGCTACTTCGCTTATTTATCTTCCATCTACTCGGAGGTGGAGGTTCTCGAGCGGATGTTCTCCGAGGTGGTGGGTCACCGCTTTTGGGATCTCCAGAGATCTTGGTGCGTACGCCTGCTACTCGGCGAGAGCTTCGCCATGGTGGCTCCCACCGGAGTGGGCAAGAGTACATTGCTCTTAGTGTACGCGCTCTACGCCGCTTCTCAAGGGAAAAAAGTCTACATCGTTGTCCCAACAGATAACTTACTCTTTCAAACCGCGGAAAGGCTAGACTTCATGAGAGAGAGGCTCGGCACGAATGTGAGAATCTTATGCTATAATAGTAGGAACAGTAAAGCCAAGAAGGAGAAGACGCTGGAGGGGCTCCTCCTCGGCGAGTACGACGTATTTCTGTCCACGTCCGCCTTCCTCTCGCGTCATTTCGAGAAGATTAGGTCGCTCAGATTCGATGTGGTGCTAGTCGACGACGTCGACTCCATCCTTAAGAAGAGCGTCAACATAGAGAGGGTGCTGCTTCTCATAGGCTTCGATGAGAAAGACATTGAGAACGCCGAGGCTATAATCAGAGCTAAGCGCGAGCTGGCCTTGGCTAGGGCATCGATCGACCAAAGCAGAGCCGAGAGGCTGGCCGAAGAGGTCGAGAGGCTCAGGCTCAATCTAAGCGAGGCCCTGGCCTCGAAGAGAGTAGGCCAACTCGTGATAGCTAGCGCCACGGGCAGGCAGAGCGGCCTCAAGCCGTTGCTCTTTCGCGAGCTCTTAGGGTTCGAAGTGGGAGGCTTACACGACTATATGAGAAATGTCATTGATGCATTTGAACTCTGCGACGAGGAGGAGCTCCCCGCTCTCGTGGCAGAGCTCGTGAGCATATTGGGACCTGGTGGTCTAATCTTCGTGCCCAAAGACCGAGGGGTCGCGAAGGCCAAAGAGATCGCGGAGAAGCTACGGCGACTCGGCTTGCGCGCAGAGGTGGCGTTGCGCGGGAGAAGGGCCCTCCGCGCAATGGCTCTGGGAGAGCTCGACGTACTCGTCGGCGTCTCGAGTTACTACGGAACTCTGGTCCGCGGTATAGACCTCCCGGATAAGATAAAGTACGCGATCTTCGCGGGTATCCCCAGAAATAGACTCCCATTAGAGAGAGCTCTGCTAAGCCCCAAGAGACTACTACAGGTCCTGGCACACCTGGAACCCGAAACGTTGCGCGAAAGAGAAGTAGCCTCGCTCCGTTCGATCGTGGAGAGGCTCTCCCATGGCGAGTTGACCGCACTGAAGATCGCTCTCGAGAAGCACTCTCTCGATCAATTGAGGGGGGATCTGGCCGAGCTCGGGAGCAGGATCCTCGAGCTCGTCGGCAGAGTCGTTGAGGACGCGAGAAGGAAGCTCTGCGGGGCTCCGAAGCCCAGAATGCTAGTCGGCTCGAGTTATATTGAGTGTCTCGAGGGAGGGTCTTTATACCTCGTGGTCCCTGACGTCTTCACCTATCTCCAAGCTAGCGGCAGGACTAGCAGGCTCCTCAATGATAAGATGACTCGCGGCCTCTCTGTAGTCCTAGAAACGTCTCGAGAGGCCGTAGAATCGCTACAGGCCAAGGCCTCTGCGTATCTGCGAGGCTTCAGACTCATCCCGCTTAGCACTCTCGACCTGCAAGCCGTGAGGGAAGAGCTCGAGGGGTCGAGGAAAGGAGAACTCTACAAGGTGAAACCGGCGAAGTCATTGCTTTTTATAGTAGAATCTCCTACTAAGGCGAGAACGATTGCGAGCTTCTTCGGTAGACCGTCTCGGAGAAGATTCCTAGACGTCGTAGTCAACGAAATAGCTATGATAGATCCGAATACCAAGGACGCCTATTTGGCTCTCATTGTGGCCACGAGAGGGCACATCTTCGATCTCGCTATTGACGACGTGGGTTACCACGGCACTCTCCTAGTGGGGGGAGACGTCGTCCCAATCTACGCTCCCATAACCAAGTGTCGGAGTTGCGGCGAAGTCTTCAGCTCCATCTCGA includes these proteins:
- the rgy gene encoding reverse gyrase, with amino-acid sequence MGTEIRAVYYAACPSCGGPASSVRLERGLPCSSCLPDSSKLDEITIQNSNRRHMYGEIAKRASSRAARGYFAYLSSIYSEVEVLERMFSEVVGHRFWDLQRSWCVRLLLGESFAMVAPTGVGKSTLLLVYALYAASQGKKVYIVVPTDNLLFQTAERLDFMRERLGTNVRILCYNSRNSKAKKEKTLEGLLLGEYDVFLSTSAFLSRHFEKIRSLRFDVVLVDDVDSILKKSVNIERVLLLIGFDEKDIENAEAIIRAKRELALARASIDQSRAERLAEEVERLRLNLSEALASKRVGQLVIASATGRQSGLKPLLFRELLGFEVGGLHDYMRNVIDAFELCDEEELPALVAELVSILGPGGLIFVPKDRGVAKAKEIAEKLRRLGLRAEVALRGRRALRAMALGELDVLVGVSSYYGTLVRGIDLPDKIKYAIFAGIPRNRLPLERALLSPKRLLQVLAHLEPETLREREVASLRSIVERLSHGELTALKIALEKHSLDQLRGDLAELGSRILELVGRVVEDARRKLCGAPKPRMLVGSSYIECLEGGSLYLVVPDVFTYLQASGRTSRLLNDKMTRGLSVVLETSREAVESLQAKASAYLRGFRLIPLSTLDLQAVREELEGSRKGELYKVKPAKSLLFIVESPTKARTIASFFGRPSRRRFLDVVVNEIAMIDPNTKDAYLALIVATRGHIFDLAIDDVGYHGTLLVGGDVVPIYAPITKCRSCGEVFSSISKRCPKCGEANRLKSSMDVVEALRRLSMEVETVIIATDPDAEGEKIAWDVSLMLRALAPRILRAEFHEVTLEAVLRALKNPREIDRGRVAAQVVRRVSDRWIGFSLSKKLWEKFGRRWLGAGRVQGPVLGWIVDRYDRWKREKGYRVIVKLEHNLKLNLFVANANEARDLRERLLSTRKVRIWRRSSEIRELTPPPPFTTDELISEANRLLGFAAPLTMRLAQELFEAGLITYHRTDSTRVSSDGLRVAQEYFEKRNLRSLYAPRSWDGAKGAHEAIRPTTPLAPDEVERGLLSGALRAYVPITEKHLKLYGLVFRRFMASQAKRAVAKFDEVEFELAGKRVEAELLEEILEAGFLALLGEEPRPSVKKLLERGEADVVSVELHRGSAVPLYTQGEIVTMMRERGIGRPSTYVTTLENLARHGYVVVSKVRKALVPTKLGIEIYSFLSSNYPTLVSEETTRRLEEEINSLERGELELRGTLSGLLRELELLGLYVMEPERIGVCGEELRRELLA